A single window of Neosynechococcus sphagnicola sy1 DNA harbors:
- a CDS encoding NAD(P)H-dependent oxidoreductase produces the protein MARIMGCSNQVLILFAHPALEKSRVNRHLIHAVQGLEAVTIHDLYETYPDFHIDVKREQDLLLGHEIIVFQHPFYWYSSPSLLKEWQDLVLEYGFAYGHGGTALQGKKFLSAITTGGGEEAYCCKGYNHFTIRELLVPFEQTARLCGMEYLPPFVIHGTHQLGEQHQIAKHTEDYRRAIIALRDNTVAWERLRQFQHLNPHLEQEIQALEVTRHA, from the coding sequence ATGGCAAGAATTATGGGCTGCTCCAACCAAGTTTTGATTTTGTTTGCTCACCCGGCACTGGAGAAGTCACGGGTAAATCGCCATTTGATTCATGCTGTTCAGGGATTAGAGGCCGTCACCATCCATGACCTCTATGAAACCTATCCTGACTTTCACATTGATGTGAAGCGGGAGCAAGATCTGCTTCTGGGCCACGAAATCATTGTCTTCCAGCATCCCTTCTACTGGTACAGCAGTCCATCTTTGTTAAAAGAATGGCAAGATTTAGTCCTGGAGTATGGCTTTGCCTATGGCCATGGTGGCACTGCTCTCCAGGGGAAGAAGTTCCTCTCTGCCATCACCACCGGGGGTGGAGAAGAGGCATATTGCTGTAAGGGATATAACCACTTCACGATTCGGGAATTACTCGTCCCCTTTGAGCAAACAGCGAGGCTCTGTGGCATGGAGTATCTCCCGCCTTTTGTCATCCATGGTACCCATCAACTGGGGGAGCAACACCAGATTGCCAAACATACAGAGGACTACCGGAGGGCCATCATCGCCCTGCGGGATAACACCGTTGCCTGGGAGCGACTCCGGCAATTTCAGCACCTGAACCCACACCTCGAACAGGAAATCCAGGCCCTAGAGGTGACCCGTCATGCATAA
- a CDS encoding glycosyltransferase, translating into MILVTVGTEKFPFNRLMQWTEALINCGFLNLEQDEVVVQFGACTILPNGTKTYKVLIESQFQSLIQQARVVISHCGEGTMNLLESCSQPYILVPRSRQFGEHVDDHQVEMAIALAAMGAVVAWSPADLVRFLADPYRVKMSHPESSVLPFCQTLEDRFCKNT; encoded by the coding sequence ATGATTCTCGTAACGGTTGGAACTGAGAAGTTTCCCTTTAATCGCCTGATGCAGTGGACGGAAGCTCTGATCAACTGTGGTTTCCTCAATTTGGAACAGGACGAGGTGGTGGTGCAGTTTGGTGCCTGCACAATCCTGCCGAATGGGACAAAAACCTACAAGGTATTAATAGAGTCTCAGTTTCAATCCTTGATTCAACAGGCCAGGGTTGTGATTTCTCATTGTGGGGAGGGCACGATGAATCTCTTGGAAAGCTGTTCTCAGCCTTACATTCTCGTTCCCCGGAGTCGGCAGTTCGGAGAACATGTGGATGATCATCAGGTGGAAATGGCGATCGCCCTGGCAGCAATGGGCGCAGTCGTAGCTTGGTCACCCGCAGACCTAGTCAGGTTTTTGGCTGATCCCTACCGGGTTAAGATGTCACACCCCGAATCATCCGTGCTGCCCTTCTGTCAAACCTTAGAGGATCGTTTCTGTAAAAACACTTAA
- a CDS encoding DUF3593 domain-containing protein — MNKETLFALSLFPYLGFLWFLTRSGQMPRLALMGFYGTLVFVAVTIPAGIYSQAVYGQSLANVDWLHGSAEAFLTLANILVVLGFRQAIITARCRLKPPPPAAPTQGS; from the coding sequence ATGAATAAAGAAACCCTCTTTGCCCTATCCCTGTTTCCCTACCTAGGCTTTCTCTGGTTCTTAACCCGTTCCGGACAGATGCCTCGATTAGCCCTGATGGGGTTCTATGGCACCTTGGTCTTTGTAGCGGTCACCATCCCAGCCGGAATCTATTCCCAGGCCGTCTATGGTCAATCCTTAGCCAATGTAGATTGGCTCCATGGCTCCGCCGAAGCATTTCTGACCCTGGCCAATATTTTGGTAGTGTTAGGGTTTCGACAAGCAATCATCACCGCTCGATGTCGTTTGAAACCACCCCCGCCAGCAGCTCCCACCCAGGGGAGTTAA
- a CDS encoding DUF2499 domain-containing protein, with protein sequence MNVLSLPTWFIHISSVIEWIVATWLIWSYGEVQQNRAWWWLSLAMLPALVSAMCACTWHVF encoded by the coding sequence ATGAATGTCCTCTCCCTGCCAACCTGGTTCATCCATATCTCCAGCGTCATTGAGTGGATCGTTGCTACCTGGCTAATCTGGAGCTATGGGGAAGTGCAGCAAAACCGTGCCTGGTGGTGGCTGTCCCTGGCGATGTTACCGGCATTGGTGAGTGCGATGTGTGCCTGTACCTGGCACGTTTTTTGA
- a CDS encoding GNAT family N-acetyltransferase — MGFWKNLFTGSDPASAPKATQLEEYSTEVVGQYTSGNARLFFSTEREIDLYELEELCDAVGWSRRPMRKVRKALQFSFLVMTIWEQRSSQRRLVGFARATSDHAFNATIWDVVIHPTYQGKGLGKAMMKQMIKQLRTEDISNITLFADPQVVDFYRGLGFMSDPEGIKGMFWYPD, encoded by the coding sequence ATGGGTTTTTGGAAAAACTTATTTACTGGTTCTGATCCGGCTTCAGCCCCGAAGGCAACCCAGCTTGAGGAGTATTCTACTGAAGTTGTAGGTCAATATACCAGTGGCAATGCCCGCCTCTTCTTCAGTACAGAACGGGAAATAGATCTGTATGAACTGGAGGAACTGTGTGATGCAGTTGGCTGGTCGCGTCGTCCCATGCGCAAGGTCAGAAAGGCACTTCAGTTTAGTTTTTTGGTGATGACCATCTGGGAGCAACGGAGCAGTCAGCGACGGCTGGTGGGATTTGCCAGAGCCACCTCTGACCATGCTTTCAATGCCACTATTTGGGATGTGGTCATCCATCCCACCTATCAGGGTAAGGGGTTGGGCAAGGCCATGATGAAGCAGATGATTAAGCAACTTCGCACGGAAGATATCAGTAACATTACTCTATTTGCCGACCCCCAAGTGGTTGATTTTTACCGAGGGTTAGGGTTTATGTCCGATCCGGAAGGCATTAAGGGCATGTTCTGGTATCCTGACTAA
- the csaB gene encoding polysaccharide pyruvyl transferase CsaB, with translation MAIAQGLGLTTIAWAQGIGPLRRPLTRWLAKQTFRGCTAVSVRDRGSANLLSQWQIPWQLAPDPVWALASSPAPSLEPRPLPQVAVALRSHPLLTAPRLADLTQALIDFQRVTQTYLLLVPFQPSQDLALAETLQSQLPGVSEIIGFADPRQMKGLFQGVTMAIAMRYHGLIMAAAEGCRCFALSYDPKVSQLMQALELPGWELDQLPDSPQEITQAWLQVYHQETSLPWTQIQSFVTQAQLHQVLLKEQLRSQ, from the coding sequence ATGGCGATCGCCCAGGGATTGGGTCTGACAACCATTGCCTGGGCTCAAGGCATTGGTCCCCTGAGACGCCCCCTCACCCGGTGGCTAGCCAAACAGACCTTTAGAGGCTGCACTGCTGTGAGTGTGCGCGATCGTGGTTCGGCGAATCTCCTCTCCCAATGGCAAATTCCCTGGCAGTTGGCACCGGACCCAGTTTGGGCTTTGGCATCGTCCCCAGCCCCAAGTCTGGAACCCCGACCGTTGCCGCAGGTGGCCGTTGCCCTCCGCAGTCACCCCCTCCTCACAGCGCCGCGATTGGCTGACCTCACCCAAGCCCTGATTGACTTTCAGCGGGTCACTCAAACCTATCTCCTGCTGGTGCCGTTTCAGCCCTCCCAAGATCTGGCTCTAGCAGAGACTCTGCAATCCCAATTACCCGGCGTGAGTGAGATTATTGGCTTTGCCGATCCCCGACAAATGAAAGGACTATTCCAGGGAGTCACCATGGCGATCGCCATGCGTTATCACGGATTGATCATGGCTGCTGCCGAGGGCTGTCGGTGTTTTGCTCTCAGCTACGATCCCAAGGTAAGCCAGTTAATGCAGGCTTTAGAACTCCCAGGCTGGGAACTTGACCAATTACCCGATAGTCCCCAGGAGATCACCCAAGCCTGGTTACAGGTGTATCACCAAGAAACCTCCCTCCCCTGGACTCAAATTCAATCCTTCGTTACCCAGGCCCAATTACACCAAGTGCTGTTAAAGGAACAGCTGAGATCGCAGTGA
- the cobS gene encoding adenosylcobinamide-GDP ribazoletransferase — protein sequence MPWWWSPGWGSRGGLHLDGAMDTADGLAVTNPERRLAVMADSVTGAFGAMSAIALVLLKTTALSDLNRDRGFAMIASAGWGRWGQLVAIARYPYLKPMGKGAFHKAAIRSRWEVLPSAVLLLGISGLQTLLHPDRFWVAMAAAISGSGLACLTAAWFDHKLGGHTGDTYGAVVEWTEALLLCLLTAC from the coding sequence GTGCCCTGGTGGTGGTCGCCTGGATGGGGATCACGGGGGGGACTGCATTTAGATGGGGCGATGGATACCGCCGATGGTTTAGCGGTGACGAATCCAGAGCGGCGGTTAGCCGTGATGGCAGATAGTGTCACAGGTGCCTTTGGGGCGATGTCGGCAATTGCCCTGGTGTTGCTGAAAACTACAGCCCTGAGCGATTTGAACCGGGATCGGGGGTTTGCAATGATTGCATCGGCGGGGTGGGGGCGGTGGGGGCAATTGGTGGCGATCGCCCGGTACCCTTACCTGAAACCCATGGGTAAAGGAGCCTTCCATAAAGCTGCGATCCGCTCTAGGTGGGAGGTACTGCCCAGCGCAGTGCTGTTGTTAGGCATCAGTGGGCTTCAGACTCTACTCCACCCGGATCGTTTCTGGGTGGCCATGGCAGCCGCGATCTCCGGCAGTGGTCTGGCCTGCTTAACCGCAGCTTGGTTCGATCACAAACTCGGCGGCCATACGGGTGATACCTACGGAGCGGTGGTGGAATGGACCGAGGCATTGTTGCTGTGCCTACTGACAGCTTGTTAA
- the pssD gene encoding PssD/Cps14F family polysaccharide biosynthesis glycosyltransferase has protein sequence MLPEFLPMKILLVCSTGGHFRTLHQLHPFWQHHERVWVTFRSAATETALAEEQVYWAWSPTNRHLPNLIRNFLLSWQVLFQEHPDLVLSTGAGVAVPFLIVGKLLGCQTVFIESITRVRQLSLSARLVLPFLDALYVQWPELLIRYPQAEYIGTPSLSTTL, from the coding sequence ATGCTGCCTGAGTTTTTACCGATGAAAATTCTGTTGGTTTGCTCCACTGGTGGTCACTTCAGAACCCTGCACCAGTTACACCCATTTTGGCAGCACCATGAGCGCGTCTGGGTAACCTTTCGCTCAGCTGCTACGGAAACGGCTTTGGCGGAGGAGCAAGTCTACTGGGCTTGGAGTCCTACCAACCGTCATCTTCCCAATCTGATCCGGAACTTTCTTTTATCTTGGCAGGTGCTGTTCCAGGAACATCCCGACCTTGTGCTTTCAACTGGAGCAGGGGTAGCAGTCCCCTTTTTGATTGTGGGTAAGCTCTTGGGCTGCCAAACTGTATTTATTGAGTCCATTACCCGGGTGCGGCAATTGAGCTTATCCGCCCGGTTGGTGTTACCGTTTCTGGATGCGCTTTACGTCCAATGGCCAGAATTACTCATCCGCTATCCCCAGGCAGAGTATATTGGCACCCCCAGCCTATCAACCACCCTCTAA
- a CDS encoding sugar transferase, whose amino-acid sequence MIDQSLPEIPQTIGVTVLNQVALLQVPSHLSKLEAAQFQAICQQQCQSHPVRLVLDFSRTIFLDSSGLGALMNVFRHTQQQGIELVLWSVSDQVKFVLSLAALDTILNVDPGTAAIAPTLNRPLRSQPFITHPSVRSRPKRLVDILGAIVGLSITAVIFLPLALAIWIDNPGPIFFSQIRCGLLGQRFRLWKFRSMVVNAEALKSQVENQAQGYFFKNRNDPRVTRVGRLLRKTSLDEFPQFWNVLIGDMSLVGTRPPTPDELERYDVPQWQRLDVRPGITGEWQVNGRSKIEKFEDVIRLDLKYQENWSFFYDLKLLLKTVGVLLSKDSGAF is encoded by the coding sequence ATGATTGACCAATCTTTGCCTGAAATACCTCAAACAATAGGGGTAACGGTTCTCAACCAGGTAGCACTTCTGCAAGTTCCTAGTCATTTGAGTAAATTAGAAGCGGCTCAGTTTCAGGCAATCTGTCAACAGCAGTGCCAAAGTCATCCGGTGCGGCTGGTGTTAGATTTTAGCCGCACTATTTTTCTCGACAGTAGTGGGCTGGGGGCACTGATGAATGTGTTTCGGCACACCCAACAACAGGGAATTGAACTGGTGCTGTGGAGTGTCTCCGATCAAGTCAAGTTTGTGCTATCCCTGGCAGCCCTGGACACCATCCTCAACGTTGATCCAGGCACTGCTGCGATCGCACCTACCCTGAATCGACCCCTGCGATCGCAGCCCTTCATTACCCATCCCTCGGTACGCTCCCGTCCTAAACGGCTGGTAGATATTCTGGGGGCGATCGTCGGCTTATCCATTACAGCCGTGATCTTCCTGCCCCTGGCCCTTGCGATCTGGATCGATAATCCCGGCCCGATTTTCTTCAGTCAAATTCGTTGTGGACTTTTGGGGCAGCGGTTTCGTCTCTGGAAGTTCCGCTCCATGGTGGTCAATGCCGAAGCGCTGAAATCCCAGGTTGAGAATCAGGCCCAGGGATACTTTTTCAAAAATCGCAATGATCCCCGGGTCACCCGTGTGGGGCGCTTGCTGCGTAAAACCAGCCTGGATGAATTTCCCCAATTTTGGAATGTCTTGATCGGAGATATGAGTCTGGTGGGAACCCGCCCCCCCACCCCCGATGAACTCGAACGCTACGATGTTCCTCAATGGCAACGCTTGGATGTCAGACCTGGGATCACTGGAGAGTGGCAGGTGAATGGCCGCTCTAAGATTGAGAAATTTGAGGATGTGATTCGCTTAGATTTGAAATATCAAGAAAACTGGAGCTTCTTCTACGACCTGAAGTTACTCTTAAAAACGGTGGGAGTTTTACTGAGTAAAGATAGTGGAGCTTTCTAG
- a CDS encoding DUF2499 domain-containing protein, producing MPVPGTFFDNAPALEWLVILQATMTLVGNCTLMAAAWWLWRSTAPLRVSPSPPSTTAPSD from the coding sequence GTGCCTGTACCTGGCACGTTTTTTGACAATGCCCCAGCCCTTGAGTGGTTGGTGATCTTGCAAGCAACCATGACCCTGGTGGGCAATTGCACATTGATGGCAGCCGCTTGGTGGTTGTGGCGTTCGACCGCTCCCCTGCGGGTCTCCCCCAGCCCTCCCTCAACAACTGCCCCATCGGATTAG